In a single window of the Nicotiana tomentosiformis chromosome 8, ASM39032v3, whole genome shotgun sequence genome:
- the LOC104111831 gene encoding uncharacterized protein isoform X5, protein MAIEIPNRYLLAVNEANFVSIKLSKSNYSLWKAQIVCLLESQELVGFVDGTITSPLETDGLDYLQWKKSDRFVKGLILGSLTEQVLRDVLDKATARDVWLELDHICNPQFEEDSDEEDYNQYLPLYRASLDGTWEKAEAFFNRDNNASRAPLNSFLQTALHVAVGAKNDNAKHFVEKLVASMADDPLDMTDCLGSTPLHYAARFGNLHAAKILVARNKDLPNIGCDGLFPIHDAAEYGYNSMDVYIYLLGVTTVLDSYTGSSGIRLLRRLIHSDMYDERSSALKELAMKEFAFRSGSRLNCWQQSESRLNCWQRLFFSLFPSGQLQEDAHERIRNDIENVTNERQMLKPKNCWFSPICERIYFITGESYQRIYFITAIKKLGAFLFVVLEKIVPPLKHNKKHYNALKLAECLCEKIESLSHEEVVSIVSRPLLEAARYGSYELVEIIVRKFPSLVHFTDRSGKNIFHIAIEHRCENVFNLVYQMSQHRHQLMISIDSSRNTMLHLAGKLAPQNKLNLVSGPALHMQRELQWFKAVKKLVPPSYWEFGNNEDKIPAEVFTKEHAELKINGEEWMKATANSCTIAAALVATIAFAAAITVPGGNNNESGLPIFSRNSAFSIFAISNAASLFASSTSMLVFLSVLTSRYAEEDFLYALPRSLILGLFTLFLSITLMTLSFSATVYLVSGQRKSYVLVPVATLACLPIISFVLMQFPLLAALISSTYGRGIFGKKSNRPFY, encoded by the exons ATGGCAATTGAGATCCCAAACCGCTACTTATTAGCAGTAAATGAAGCAAATTTTGTATCAATAAAGCTATCAAAATCAAATTATAGTCTTTGGAAAGCACAGATAGTTTGTCTGCTTGAAAGTCAAGAATTAGTTGGTTTTGTCGACGGAACAATCACATCACCCCTAGAAACTGATGGGTTAGATTACTTGCAATGGAAAAAGAGTGACCGTTTTGTTAAAGGATTGATTCTCGGCTCTCTTACTGAACAAGTCCTTAGAGATGTACTCGATAAAGCTACTGCAAGAGATGTTTGGTTGGAGTTGGACCATATTTGCAATCCTCAATTTGAAG AAGATAGTGATGAAGAAGATTACAACCAATACTTGCCACTATACAGAGCTTCACTGGATGGAACTTGGGAGAAAGCAGAAGCATTCTTCAATCGAGACAACAACGCGAGCAGAGCTCCGCTCAACTCTTTCTTACAGACAGCACTACACGTCGCGGTTGGTGCAAAGAATGATAATGCCAAGCATTTCGTCGAGAAGTTGGTGGCCTCGATGGCGGACGACCCGTTAGATATGACAGATTGTCTTGGGAGCACTCCTCTTCACTATGCTGCTAGATTTGGCAACTTACATGCAGCTAAAATCCTTGTTGCCCGAAATAAGGATTTGCCTAATATTGGTTGCGATGGTCTTTTTCCAATCCATGATGCTGCTGAATATGGATATAATTCTATGGATGTGTATATTTATCTTTTGGGTGTCACCACAGTCCTTGATTCTTATACAGGCTCCAGTGGTATTAGGCTTCTCCGTCGATTAATCCATTCTGACATGTATG ATGAAAGATCGTCTGCTTTGAAGGAGCTTGCCATGAAGGAATTTGCATTCCGTAGTGGAAGTCGTTTAAACTGTTGGCAACAAAGTGAGAGTCGTTTAAACTGTTGGCAACGATTATTCTTCTCGT TGTTCCCATCAGGTCAACTTCAAGAAGACGCACACGAAAGAATACGGAATGACATTGAGAATGTAACCAATGAACGACAAATGTTAAAGCCAAAAAACTGCTGGTTTTCACCAATTTGTGAAAGGATTTACTTCATTACTGGTGAGTCTTATCAAAGGATTTACTTCATTACAg CGATCAAGAAGTTGGGTGCCTTTCTGTTTGTCGTTCTTGAAAAAATAG TGCCTCCTTTGAAACACAACAAAAAACATTACAATGCACTTAAGCTTGCAGAATGCCTATGCGAGAAAATAGAGAGTTTGAGTCACGAAGAAGTTGTCTCAATTGTTAGTCGTCCTCTTCTTGAAGCAGCACGCTACGGCAGCTATGAGCTTGTTGAAATTATTGTGAGGAAATTTCCTTCATTAGTTCACTTTACCGACCGAAGTGGCAAGAATATATTTCACATTGCAATAGAGCATCGCTGCGAAAACGTGTTTAACTTGGTTTACCAGATGAGTCAGCATAGGCATCAGTTGATGATTTCGATAGACTCATCTCGCAATACCATGCTGCATTTGGCTGGAAAACTGGCGCCACAAAATAAACTAAATCTCGTTTCCGGTCCAGCTCTTCATATGCAACGAGAATTACAGTGGTTTAAG GCAGTAAAGAAGCTTGTACCGCCTTCTTATTGGGAATTTGGCAATAATGAGGACAAAATTCCTGCTGAAGTATTTACTAAGGAACATGCTGAGTTGAAGATAAACGGAGAGGAATGGATGAAAGCTACAGCAAATTCGTGCACAATTGCAGCAGCACTCGTTGCTACCATCGCATTTGCAGCAGCAATTACAGTTCCAGGTGGAAACAACAATGAAAGTGGACTCCCCATTTTCTCCAGAAACAGTGCTTTCAGCATTTTCGCCATCTCAAATGCAGCATCACTATTCGCTTCTAGCACCTCTATGTTAGTGTTTTTGTCTGTTCTGACATCCCGTTATGCAGAAGAAGATTTCCTCTATGCTTTGCCTAGAAGTCTAATTCTGGGTTTGTTCACACTATTTCTTTCCATAACACTCATGACGCTTAGCTTCAGTGCAACAGTGTATCTTGTGTCCGGGCAGAGGAAATCATATGTTCTTGTACCTGTGGCTACACTCGCTTGTTTACCTATCATCTCCTTTGTGCTTATGCAGTTTCCTCTCCTTGCTGCTTTGATTTCTTCGACTTATGGGCGTGGCATATTTGGCAAGAAGAGTAATCGCCCATTTTATTGA
- the LOC104111831 gene encoding uncharacterized protein isoform X6, translating to MAIEIPNRYLLAVNEANFVSIKLSKSNYSLWKAQIVCLLESQELVGFVDGTITSPLETDGLDYLQWKKSDRFVKGLILGSLTEQVLRDVLDKATARDVWLELDHICNPQFEEDSDEEDYNQYLPLYRASLDGTWEKAEAFFNRDNNASRAPLNSFLQTALHVAVGAKNDNAKHFVEKLVASMADDPLDMTDCLGSTPLHYAARFGNLHAAKILVARNKDLPNIGCDGLFPIHDAAEYGYNSMDVYIYLLGVTTVLDSYTGSSGIRLLRRLIHSDMYDFATELVTKHPDLAKNDTDERSSALKELAMKEFAFRSGSRLNCWQQSESRLNCWQRLFFSLFPSGQLQEDAHERIRNDIENVTNERQMLKPKNCWFSPICERIYFITVPPLKHNKKHYNALKLAECLCEKIESLSHEEVVSIVSRPLLEAARYGSYELVEIIVRKFPSLVHFTDRSGKNIFHIAIEHRCENVFNLVYQMSQHRHQLMISIDSSRNTMLHLAGKLAPQNKLNLVSGPALHMQRELQWFKAVKKLVPPSYWEFGNNEDKIPAEVFTKEHAELKINGEEWMKATANSCTIAAALVATIAFAAAITVPGGNNNESGLPIFSRNSAFSIFAISNAASLFASSTSMLVFLSVLTSRYAEEDFLYALPRSLILGLFTLFLSITLMTLSFSATVYLVSGQRKSYVLVPVATLACLPIISFVLMQFPLLAALISSTYGRGIFGKKSNRPFY from the exons ATGGCAATTGAGATCCCAAACCGCTACTTATTAGCAGTAAATGAAGCAAATTTTGTATCAATAAAGCTATCAAAATCAAATTATAGTCTTTGGAAAGCACAGATAGTTTGTCTGCTTGAAAGTCAAGAATTAGTTGGTTTTGTCGACGGAACAATCACATCACCCCTAGAAACTGATGGGTTAGATTACTTGCAATGGAAAAAGAGTGACCGTTTTGTTAAAGGATTGATTCTCGGCTCTCTTACTGAACAAGTCCTTAGAGATGTACTCGATAAAGCTACTGCAAGAGATGTTTGGTTGGAGTTGGACCATATTTGCAATCCTCAATTTGAAG AAGATAGTGATGAAGAAGATTACAACCAATACTTGCCACTATACAGAGCTTCACTGGATGGAACTTGGGAGAAAGCAGAAGCATTCTTCAATCGAGACAACAACGCGAGCAGAGCTCCGCTCAACTCTTTCTTACAGACAGCACTACACGTCGCGGTTGGTGCAAAGAATGATAATGCCAAGCATTTCGTCGAGAAGTTGGTGGCCTCGATGGCGGACGACCCGTTAGATATGACAGATTGTCTTGGGAGCACTCCTCTTCACTATGCTGCTAGATTTGGCAACTTACATGCAGCTAAAATCCTTGTTGCCCGAAATAAGGATTTGCCTAATATTGGTTGCGATGGTCTTTTTCCAATCCATGATGCTGCTGAATATGGATATAATTCTATGGATGTGTATATTTATCTTTTGGGTGTCACCACAGTCCTTGATTCTTATACAGGCTCCAGTGGTATTAGGCTTCTCCGTCGATTAATCCATTCTGACATGTATG ATTTCGCTACAGAGTTGGTCACAAAGCATCCTGATTTGGCAAAAAATGACACAGATGAAAGATCGTCTGCTTTGAAGGAGCTTGCCATGAAGGAATTTGCATTCCGTAGTGGAAGTCGTTTAAACTGTTGGCAACAAAGTGAGAGTCGTTTAAACTGTTGGCAACGATTATTCTTCTCGT TGTTCCCATCAGGTCAACTTCAAGAAGACGCACACGAAAGAATACGGAATGACATTGAGAATGTAACCAATGAACGACAAATGTTAAAGCCAAAAAACTGCTGGTTTTCACCAATTTGTGAAAGGATTTACTTCATTACTG TGCCTCCTTTGAAACACAACAAAAAACATTACAATGCACTTAAGCTTGCAGAATGCCTATGCGAGAAAATAGAGAGTTTGAGTCACGAAGAAGTTGTCTCAATTGTTAGTCGTCCTCTTCTTGAAGCAGCACGCTACGGCAGCTATGAGCTTGTTGAAATTATTGTGAGGAAATTTCCTTCATTAGTTCACTTTACCGACCGAAGTGGCAAGAATATATTTCACATTGCAATAGAGCATCGCTGCGAAAACGTGTTTAACTTGGTTTACCAGATGAGTCAGCATAGGCATCAGTTGATGATTTCGATAGACTCATCTCGCAATACCATGCTGCATTTGGCTGGAAAACTGGCGCCACAAAATAAACTAAATCTCGTTTCCGGTCCAGCTCTTCATATGCAACGAGAATTACAGTGGTTTAAG GCAGTAAAGAAGCTTGTACCGCCTTCTTATTGGGAATTTGGCAATAATGAGGACAAAATTCCTGCTGAAGTATTTACTAAGGAACATGCTGAGTTGAAGATAAACGGAGAGGAATGGATGAAAGCTACAGCAAATTCGTGCACAATTGCAGCAGCACTCGTTGCTACCATCGCATTTGCAGCAGCAATTACAGTTCCAGGTGGAAACAACAATGAAAGTGGACTCCCCATTTTCTCCAGAAACAGTGCTTTCAGCATTTTCGCCATCTCAAATGCAGCATCACTATTCGCTTCTAGCACCTCTATGTTAGTGTTTTTGTCTGTTCTGACATCCCGTTATGCAGAAGAAGATTTCCTCTATGCTTTGCCTAGAAGTCTAATTCTGGGTTTGTTCACACTATTTCTTTCCATAACACTCATGACGCTTAGCTTCAGTGCAACAGTGTATCTTGTGTCCGGGCAGAGGAAATCATATGTTCTTGTACCTGTGGCTACACTCGCTTGTTTACCTATCATCTCCTTTGTGCTTATGCAGTTTCCTCTCCTTGCTGCTTTGATTTCTTCGACTTATGGGCGTGGCATATTTGGCAAGAAGAGTAATCGCCCATTTTATTGA
- the LOC104111831 gene encoding uncharacterized protein isoform X4 has protein sequence MAIEIPNRYLLAVNEANFVSIKLSKSNYSLWKAQIVCLLESQELVGFVDGTITSPLETDGLDYLQWKKSDRFVKGLILGSLTEQVLRDVLDKATARDVWLELDHICNPQFEEDSDEEDYNQYLPLYRASLDGTWEKAEAFFNRDNNASRAPLNSFLQTALHVAVGAKNDNAKHFVEKLVASMADDPLDMTDCLGSTPLHYAARFGNLHAAKILVARNKDLPNIGCDGLFPIHDAAEYGYNSMDVYIYLLGVTTVLDSYTGSSGIRLLRRLIHSDMYDFATELVTKHPDLAKNDTDERSSALKELAMKEFAFRSGSRLNCWQQSESRLNCWQRLFFSCQLQEDAHERIRNDIENVTNERQMLKPKNCWFSPICERIYFITAIKKLGAFLFVVLEKIVPPLKHNKKHYNALKLAECLCEKIESLSHEEVVSIVSRPLLEAARYGSYELVEIIVRKFPSLVHFTDRSGKNIFHIAIEHRCENVFNLVYQMSQHRHQLMISIDSSRNTMLHLAGKLAPQNKLNLVSGPALHMQRELQWFKAVKKLVPPSYWEFGNNEDKIPAEVFTKEHAELKINGEEWMKATANSCTIAAALVATIAFAAAITVPGGNNNESGLPIFSRNSAFSIFAISNAASLFASSTSMLVFLSVLTSRYAEEDFLYALPRSLILGLFTLFLSITLMTLSFSATVYLVSGQRKSYVLVPVATLACLPIISFVLMQFPLLAALISSTYGRGIFGKKSNRPFY, from the exons ATGGCAATTGAGATCCCAAACCGCTACTTATTAGCAGTAAATGAAGCAAATTTTGTATCAATAAAGCTATCAAAATCAAATTATAGTCTTTGGAAAGCACAGATAGTTTGTCTGCTTGAAAGTCAAGAATTAGTTGGTTTTGTCGACGGAACAATCACATCACCCCTAGAAACTGATGGGTTAGATTACTTGCAATGGAAAAAGAGTGACCGTTTTGTTAAAGGATTGATTCTCGGCTCTCTTACTGAACAAGTCCTTAGAGATGTACTCGATAAAGCTACTGCAAGAGATGTTTGGTTGGAGTTGGACCATATTTGCAATCCTCAATTTGAAG AAGATAGTGATGAAGAAGATTACAACCAATACTTGCCACTATACAGAGCTTCACTGGATGGAACTTGGGAGAAAGCAGAAGCATTCTTCAATCGAGACAACAACGCGAGCAGAGCTCCGCTCAACTCTTTCTTACAGACAGCACTACACGTCGCGGTTGGTGCAAAGAATGATAATGCCAAGCATTTCGTCGAGAAGTTGGTGGCCTCGATGGCGGACGACCCGTTAGATATGACAGATTGTCTTGGGAGCACTCCTCTTCACTATGCTGCTAGATTTGGCAACTTACATGCAGCTAAAATCCTTGTTGCCCGAAATAAGGATTTGCCTAATATTGGTTGCGATGGTCTTTTTCCAATCCATGATGCTGCTGAATATGGATATAATTCTATGGATGTGTATATTTATCTTTTGGGTGTCACCACAGTCCTTGATTCTTATACAGGCTCCAGTGGTATTAGGCTTCTCCGTCGATTAATCCATTCTGACATGTATG ATTTCGCTACAGAGTTGGTCACAAAGCATCCTGATTTGGCAAAAAATGACACAGATGAAAGATCGTCTGCTTTGAAGGAGCTTGCCATGAAGGAATTTGCATTCCGTAGTGGAAGTCGTTTAAACTGTTGGCAACAAAGTGAGAGTCGTTTAAACTGTTGGCAACGATTATTCTTCTCGT GTCAACTTCAAGAAGACGCACACGAAAGAATACGGAATGACATTGAGAATGTAACCAATGAACGACAAATGTTAAAGCCAAAAAACTGCTGGTTTTCACCAATTTGTGAAAGGATTTACTTCATTACTG CGATCAAGAAGTTGGGTGCCTTTCTGTTTGTCGTTCTTGAAAAAATAG TGCCTCCTTTGAAACACAACAAAAAACATTACAATGCACTTAAGCTTGCAGAATGCCTATGCGAGAAAATAGAGAGTTTGAGTCACGAAGAAGTTGTCTCAATTGTTAGTCGTCCTCTTCTTGAAGCAGCACGCTACGGCAGCTATGAGCTTGTTGAAATTATTGTGAGGAAATTTCCTTCATTAGTTCACTTTACCGACCGAAGTGGCAAGAATATATTTCACATTGCAATAGAGCATCGCTGCGAAAACGTGTTTAACTTGGTTTACCAGATGAGTCAGCATAGGCATCAGTTGATGATTTCGATAGACTCATCTCGCAATACCATGCTGCATTTGGCTGGAAAACTGGCGCCACAAAATAAACTAAATCTCGTTTCCGGTCCAGCTCTTCATATGCAACGAGAATTACAGTGGTTTAAG GCAGTAAAGAAGCTTGTACCGCCTTCTTATTGGGAATTTGGCAATAATGAGGACAAAATTCCTGCTGAAGTATTTACTAAGGAACATGCTGAGTTGAAGATAAACGGAGAGGAATGGATGAAAGCTACAGCAAATTCGTGCACAATTGCAGCAGCACTCGTTGCTACCATCGCATTTGCAGCAGCAATTACAGTTCCAGGTGGAAACAACAATGAAAGTGGACTCCCCATTTTCTCCAGAAACAGTGCTTTCAGCATTTTCGCCATCTCAAATGCAGCATCACTATTCGCTTCTAGCACCTCTATGTTAGTGTTTTTGTCTGTTCTGACATCCCGTTATGCAGAAGAAGATTTCCTCTATGCTTTGCCTAGAAGTCTAATTCTGGGTTTGTTCACACTATTTCTTTCCATAACACTCATGACGCTTAGCTTCAGTGCAACAGTGTATCTTGTGTCCGGGCAGAGGAAATCATATGTTCTTGTACCTGTGGCTACACTCGCTTGTTTACCTATCATCTCCTTTGTGCTTATGCAGTTTCCTCTCCTTGCTGCTTTGATTTCTTCGACTTATGGGCGTGGCATATTTGGCAAGAAGAGTAATCGCCCATTTTATTGA
- the LOC104111831 gene encoding uncharacterized protein isoform X3, protein MAIEIPNRYLLAVNEANFVSIKLSKSNYSLWKAQIVCLLESQELVGFVDGTITSPLETDGLDYLQWKKSDRFVKGLILGSLTEQVLRDVLDKATARDVWLELDHICNPQFEEDSDEEDYNQYLPLYRASLDGTWEKAEAFFNRDNNASRAPLNSFLQTALHVAVGAKNDNAKHFVEKLVASMADDPLDMTDCLGSTPLHYAARFGNLHAAKILVARNKDLPNIGCDGLFPIHDAAEYGYNSMDVYIYLLGVTTVLDSYTGSSGIRLLRRLIHSDMYDFATELVTKHPDLAKNDTDERSSALKELAMKEFAFRSGSRLNCWQQSESRLNCWQRLFFSLFPSGQLQEDAHERIRNDIENVTNERQMLKPKNCWFSPICERIYFITAIKKLGAFLFVVLEKIVPPLKHNKKHYNALKLAECLCEKIESLSHEEVVSIVSRPLLEAARYGSYELVEIIVRKFPSLVHFTDRSGKNIFHIAIEHRCENVFNLVYQMSQHRHQLMISIDSSRNTMLHLAGKLAPQNKLNLVSGPALHMQRELQWFKAVKKLVPPSYWEFGNNEDKIPAEVFTKEHAELKINGEEWMKATANSCTIAAALVATIAFAAAITVPGGNNNESGLPIFSRNSAFSIFAISNAASLFASSTSMLVFLSVLTSRYAEEDFLYALPRSLILGLFTLFLSITLMTLSFSATVYLVSGQRKSYVLVPVATLACLPIISFVLMQFPLLAALISSTYGRGIFGKKSNRPFY, encoded by the exons ATGGCAATTGAGATCCCAAACCGCTACTTATTAGCAGTAAATGAAGCAAATTTTGTATCAATAAAGCTATCAAAATCAAATTATAGTCTTTGGAAAGCACAGATAGTTTGTCTGCTTGAAAGTCAAGAATTAGTTGGTTTTGTCGACGGAACAATCACATCACCCCTAGAAACTGATGGGTTAGATTACTTGCAATGGAAAAAGAGTGACCGTTTTGTTAAAGGATTGATTCTCGGCTCTCTTACTGAACAAGTCCTTAGAGATGTACTCGATAAAGCTACTGCAAGAGATGTTTGGTTGGAGTTGGACCATATTTGCAATCCTCAATTTGAAG AAGATAGTGATGAAGAAGATTACAACCAATACTTGCCACTATACAGAGCTTCACTGGATGGAACTTGGGAGAAAGCAGAAGCATTCTTCAATCGAGACAACAACGCGAGCAGAGCTCCGCTCAACTCTTTCTTACAGACAGCACTACACGTCGCGGTTGGTGCAAAGAATGATAATGCCAAGCATTTCGTCGAGAAGTTGGTGGCCTCGATGGCGGACGACCCGTTAGATATGACAGATTGTCTTGGGAGCACTCCTCTTCACTATGCTGCTAGATTTGGCAACTTACATGCAGCTAAAATCCTTGTTGCCCGAAATAAGGATTTGCCTAATATTGGTTGCGATGGTCTTTTTCCAATCCATGATGCTGCTGAATATGGATATAATTCTATGGATGTGTATATTTATCTTTTGGGTGTCACCACAGTCCTTGATTCTTATACAGGCTCCAGTGGTATTAGGCTTCTCCGTCGATTAATCCATTCTGACATGTATG ATTTCGCTACAGAGTTGGTCACAAAGCATCCTGATTTGGCAAAAAATGACACAGATGAAAGATCGTCTGCTTTGAAGGAGCTTGCCATGAAGGAATTTGCATTCCGTAGTGGAAGTCGTTTAAACTGTTGGCAACAAAGTGAGAGTCGTTTAAACTGTTGGCAACGATTATTCTTCTCGT TGTTCCCATCAGGTCAACTTCAAGAAGACGCACACGAAAGAATACGGAATGACATTGAGAATGTAACCAATGAACGACAAATGTTAAAGCCAAAAAACTGCTGGTTTTCACCAATTTGTGAAAGGATTTACTTCATTACTG CGATCAAGAAGTTGGGTGCCTTTCTGTTTGTCGTTCTTGAAAAAATAG TGCCTCCTTTGAAACACAACAAAAAACATTACAATGCACTTAAGCTTGCAGAATGCCTATGCGAGAAAATAGAGAGTTTGAGTCACGAAGAAGTTGTCTCAATTGTTAGTCGTCCTCTTCTTGAAGCAGCACGCTACGGCAGCTATGAGCTTGTTGAAATTATTGTGAGGAAATTTCCTTCATTAGTTCACTTTACCGACCGAAGTGGCAAGAATATATTTCACATTGCAATAGAGCATCGCTGCGAAAACGTGTTTAACTTGGTTTACCAGATGAGTCAGCATAGGCATCAGTTGATGATTTCGATAGACTCATCTCGCAATACCATGCTGCATTTGGCTGGAAAACTGGCGCCACAAAATAAACTAAATCTCGTTTCCGGTCCAGCTCTTCATATGCAACGAGAATTACAGTGGTTTAAG GCAGTAAAGAAGCTTGTACCGCCTTCTTATTGGGAATTTGGCAATAATGAGGACAAAATTCCTGCTGAAGTATTTACTAAGGAACATGCTGAGTTGAAGATAAACGGAGAGGAATGGATGAAAGCTACAGCAAATTCGTGCACAATTGCAGCAGCACTCGTTGCTACCATCGCATTTGCAGCAGCAATTACAGTTCCAGGTGGAAACAACAATGAAAGTGGACTCCCCATTTTCTCCAGAAACAGTGCTTTCAGCATTTTCGCCATCTCAAATGCAGCATCACTATTCGCTTCTAGCACCTCTATGTTAGTGTTTTTGTCTGTTCTGACATCCCGTTATGCAGAAGAAGATTTCCTCTATGCTTTGCCTAGAAGTCTAATTCTGGGTTTGTTCACACTATTTCTTTCCATAACACTCATGACGCTTAGCTTCAGTGCAACAGTGTATCTTGTGTCCGGGCAGAGGAAATCATATGTTCTTGTACCTGTGGCTACACTCGCTTGTTTACCTATCATCTCCTTTGTGCTTATGCAGTTTCCTCTCCTTGCTGCTTTGATTTCTTCGACTTATGGGCGTGGCATATTTGGCAAGAAGAGTAATCGCCCATTTTATTGA